In the Magnetococcales bacterium genome, GCCTGCTGCGCGAAGCCGAACTCCGCAAATTTCGCAACCTGATCGATCACGCCGGCGACGCCTTTTTCGTCATCGACCCCACCCAGGGCCGCATCCTCGATGCCAACCGCACCGCCTGGACCACCCTCGGCTACTCCCGCGATGAACTCCTGCGCCTGACCATGACCAAACTGCAAGGAGAGATGCCCCCCCAGCAAACCCCCTGGGATGAACACGTCAAAAATCTGCGCCAGGCCGCCCCTCTCTCCCTCTCGGTGGAAGGGTGGCTGCGTCGCCAGGATGGCGCATCCTTCCCGGTCGAAATCAAAAGCCGCAGCATCGAAGCGGACGAAGGCGCCCTCATCCTCGCCTCGGCGCGGGATATCACCGAACGTAAAAAAGTCGAAGCCGCCCTGATCCAGGCGAAGGAAGAAGCCGAAGAGGCCAGCCGCCTCAAAGACAAATTCGTCTCCCTGGTGGCCCACGACCTGCGCGCCCCCTTGAGCTCCATCATGAGCCTCCTGGAGTTTCTCCAGGAAGATCGGGAAAATCCCCTCACCGAAGAACAAAAAGAGCTCCTCGGCGATGTCCTCGCCAGTGGCCGCAACCTCACGATCATGATCGAAGAGATCTTGAACATCGGACGCCTGAAATCCGGCAAGATCCGCCTGGAAAAACGCTTCTTCGATGGCCACTTCCTGGTCGAGGACGCCATCCAGAAGCTGGAGTACATCAGCCGCAAAAAAGGGTTGCAGATCACCAACCAGATCCCTGAGGAGAGCCGCCTCTACGGCGATCCGGCCCTGCTCGGCGAGGTGGTGCAAAACCTCCTCTCCAATGCCGTCAAGTTCAGCCACCCCAACGGGCGCATCCAGTTGCTCTCACCCCCCGATGACCCCACTGCCATCGCAGTCATTGACTACGGCGTCGGCATTCCCCCGGATCTCCTGCCCAAGCTCTTCCAGATCGAGGAAAAAGTCTCCACCCTCGGCACCATGGGGGAGACCGGCACTGGTTTTGGTCTCCCCTTCTCCTCCGACATCATGCAGGCCCACGCCGGTCGTCTGGATGTCCAATCCCAACCCGGCGAGGGCTCGACCTTTACCATCTGGCTGCCGCCCTTGCGACCTCGGGTGCTGGTCGTGGACGATGGCGAAATGGACCGGATCATGATCAGCTCCTTCCTGGAGGTTCTCGACCTGGCCATCGCCGAGGTGGGCGGCGCCCAGGAGGCGCTCGCCATGATCGCCCGGGAACCCCCGCATCTGATCATCTCCGATATCGCCATGCCGCAAATGGACGGTTTCCAGTTTCTCAAGGAGCTCAAGAAAAAACCGGAGACCGAAAATATTCCGGTCATTCTGATCACGGGGGATGACAAGACCGAAACGCGAGATCGCGCTTTTCGTCTCGGAGCCGTGGATTTTGTCGTCAAGCCTGTCGTTGTTCATGATTTCCTGCCCCGCGTGCGGCACGTCATCAGTTGACGTTCCGCCGGGAGTGTCACGAGGATCCCCCGCCATGCCCCAGCGACGCACACGAGAATCCCCCGCCATGCCCAAGCGACGCACACGAGAATCCCCCGCCATGCCCAAGCGACGCACCGGACCTTCCCTGTTTTTGGCGATTTTAGCGCTGGGATGGGTATGGGCCACCCCGCTTCTGGCCGACGACGGATCAACCCAACCCAACAATCTGGGGAAAATGGC is a window encoding:
- a CDS encoding response regulator, which gives rise to LLREAELRKFRNLIDHAGDAFFVIDPTQGRILDANRTAWTTLGYSRDELLRLTMTKLQGEMPPQQTPWDEHVKNLRQAAPLSLSVEGWLRRQDGASFPVEIKSRSIEADEGALILASARDITERKKVEAALIQAKEEAEEASRLKDKFVSLVAHDLRAPLSSIMSLLEFLQEDRENPLTEEQKELLGDVLASGRNLTIMIEEILNIGRLKSGKIRLEKRFFDGHFLVEDAIQKLEYISRKKGLQITNQIPEESRLYGDPALLGEVVQNLLSNAVKFSHPNGRIQLLSPPDDPTAIAVIDYGVGIPPDLLPKLFQIEEKVSTLGTMGETGTGFGLPFSSDIMQAHAGRLDVQSQPGEGSTFTIWLPPLRPRVLVVDDGEMDRIMISSFLEVLDLAIAEVGGAQEALAMIAREPPHLIISDIAMPQMDGFQFLKELKKKPETENIPVILITGDDKTETRDRAFRLGAVDFVVKPVVVHDFLPRVRHVIS